One genomic segment of Nonomuraea coxensis DSM 45129 includes these proteins:
- a CDS encoding ROK family transcriptional regulator, producing MSDPVPGTPSLLRAINDRAALRALLDRGPLTRPQIGTLTGLSKPTASQLLARLQEAGLVVLDGVREGLPGRTAEVYRINPAAAYAGALDVTPDRIEARIADLTGTVVGEHTLPTTRRRPAGELVERLGAALAGANPPDKLRRVVIGVQAAIDPATGRLGYAAAKDVPGWQIPDLVPALSAGLGVPVDVENNVNLVALAEQAHGAARDSRDFVLLWADEGIGSAAVLGGRMHRGATGGAGEVGYMPTPGAPTAREAGRYANHGYQALTGGPAVLKLLRSYGVRGADFRQAVANAVRLAEGGGQRADDARAGLRDIAARLAVGLAAITSVVDPGLIVLTGGVVLSGGETLRELVEHELHALTIPRPRVRLSSVAGNPVLAGALDLALDTVREEVFGSTVRS from the coding sequence GTGAGCGATCCGGTGCCGGGGACCCCCAGTCTGCTACGCGCCATCAACGATCGCGCGGCCCTGCGTGCCCTCCTCGACCGCGGCCCGCTCACCCGCCCCCAGATCGGCACGCTGACCGGCCTGTCCAAGCCCACGGCCTCCCAGCTCCTCGCCCGGCTCCAGGAGGCCGGCCTGGTGGTCCTGGACGGCGTGCGGGAGGGCCTGCCGGGGCGGACGGCGGAGGTCTACCGGATCAACCCGGCGGCGGCGTACGCGGGCGCGCTCGACGTCACCCCCGACCGCATCGAGGCGCGGATCGCCGACCTCACCGGCACGGTCGTGGGCGAGCACACGCTGCCCACGACCCGCCGCCGCCCGGCCGGCGAGCTGGTGGAGCGGCTCGGCGCGGCGCTGGCGGGCGCGAACCCGCCGGACAAGCTGCGCAGGGTCGTCATCGGCGTGCAGGCCGCGATCGACCCGGCGACGGGCCGGCTGGGGTACGCCGCGGCCAAGGACGTGCCGGGCTGGCAGATCCCCGACCTGGTGCCCGCCCTGTCCGCCGGCCTGGGCGTGCCGGTGGACGTCGAGAACAACGTCAACCTCGTCGCGCTCGCCGAGCAGGCGCACGGCGCGGCCCGCGACAGCCGGGACTTCGTGCTGCTGTGGGCCGACGAGGGCATCGGCTCGGCCGCCGTCCTCGGCGGGCGCATGCACCGGGGCGCGACCGGCGGCGCGGGCGAGGTGGGCTACATGCCCACGCCGGGCGCGCCGACCGCCCGCGAGGCAGGCCGCTACGCCAACCACGGCTACCAGGCGCTCACCGGCGGGCCCGCGGTGCTGAAGCTGCTGCGCTCGTACGGCGTGCGCGGCGCCGACTTCCGCCAGGCCGTCGCGAACGCCGTCCGCCTCGCCGAGGGCGGCGGGCAGCGGGCCGACGACGCGCGGGCCGGGCTGCGCGACATCGCCGCCCGGCTGGCGGTGGGCCTGGCCGCCATCACCTCCGTCGTCGATCCCGGGCTCATCGTGCTGACCGGCGGCGTCGTGCTGTCGGGCGGCGAGACGCTGCGCGAGCTCGTCGAGCACGAGCTGCACGCGCTGACCATCCCGCGGCCCCGCGTGCGGCTGTCGAGCGTCGCGGGCAACCCGGTGCTCGCCGGCGCGCTCGACCTGGCCCTCGACACCGTGCGTGAGGAGGTGTTCGGCTCCACCGTCCGCTCGTGA